From Etheostoma spectabile isolate EspeVRDwgs_2016 chromosome 19, UIUC_Espe_1.0, whole genome shotgun sequence, the proteins below share one genomic window:
- the efs gene encoding embryonal Fyn-associated substrate isoform X1: MSVSTVLAKALFDNTAESPEELAFRKGDILMVLEQEQGGGPGWWLCSLHGRQGIVPANRLRLLQTAPPPGSDPRRGPVEDSVYLSPVPPLARTAVGNSAEDIDGVYRSPPGVGEGRGAASRPGELRRVECGRPRSHSSSGTRPRPDWDLGVAGRPRSPSLRGRSTEMTGTLYQTPVSPMPLAAQHTRQPGALMASESVYLAPTGVPRAADEPEDTTYLVPRETLTGHSEDCYLVPKGTPLAGDGVYQSPTGGVAVTAVCSDGPSGTLCTPPSKVSQDTPGMYQTPTPVGASLHRTSATALAHQHPSQLSPVQASPRPLLKGVSPKPAVAKGKTGLACHRGSPLLIRAGQGRVPGSPNFTRKPRPPAPPVRGVTRKDATPSSADSNSVPKPNAQVTSASLQQEEDKQRGLPPSKEERINNGLEKSNNMLNKKVEIQDYSDAVDDQVYDTPPRGRWQCPVPSSLGDDDDTDDGIYDTPRSVPPQADSETEVYDVPTITLNLSTSDVQPDEVDDDVYSVPTLPGLPLGPGESTNSLSGDDVGQVYRVPGPEKRVGSGGHNRDSSEHDCGIYDMPALTAEILPHSLSSSSTSTRRLSVSSNGSGDVQWRVTLSSLVHSVLNTASSSASTLSSRDLATSLAEILSTWKASHSDDPPPPLQQAWARLSDLLPALSAIGNAPPSEGLLTLVQRSLEESALLLQAQGRPRLPSQDSLSRRPLPALPVPDGKSSGGGMGSRKGSWIQERPLPPTPQPAFPLPPTLSTVTLTVGPIDGEDDPSNEYAGIGLTPIPAPVPSGDSVGYVKLQGKPEPLPDVLGENGHIQTITAETTLTPSPPLPVSLSLEDSELLSFYSSQSLAHLSCLADAIDVLFSSVQGNQPPRIFVARGKSLIVTAHKLVFIGDTLSRLLTSADLRGKITTSGGRLCQALKSVVVATKGAAQNYPSVSATQEMVDRVAELSQQAAGFSTLLQRLAEISS, from the exons ATGTCTGTCTCC ACTGTATTGGCAAAGGCACTGTTCGACAACACGGCAGAGAGCCCGGAGGAGCTGGCTTTCCGGAAGGGTGACATACTGATGGTTCTTGAACAGGAACAGGGTGGCGGGCCAGGCTGGTGGCTCTGCTCCCTGCATGGCAGACAGGGCATTGTTCCTGCCAACCGCCTTCGACTCCTTCAGACTGCCCCACCCCCAGGCTCAGACCCCCGTCGTGGTCCCGTTGAGGACTCTGTCTACCTGTCGCCTGTTCCCCCACTGGCCCGGACTGCTGTCGGCAATAGCGCAGAAGACATAGATGGAGTGTATCGCTCCCCGCCAGGCGTGGGTGAGGGACGAGGAGCTGCCTCAAGGCCCGGGGAGCTCCGCAGAGTCGAGTGTGGGCGCCCACGCTCACACTCCAGCTCTGGCACTCGGCCTAGACCTGACTGGGATTTAGGGGTGGCAGGGCGTCCACGCTCACCCTCTCTGAGAGGACGAAGCACAGAAATGACAGGAACACTTTATCAGACTCCAGTAAGTCCCATGCCGTTAGCAGCTCAGCATACCAGACAGCCAGGGGCTCTCATGGCTTCAGAGTCAGTGTACCTCGCCCCCACCGGAGTTCCAAGGGCGGCTGATGAACCAGAGGACACTACATATCTAGTCCCTAGAGAAACACTAACAGGACACTCTGAAGACTGTTACTTGGTGCCAAAAGGTACACCACTTGCAGGTGACGGTGTTTACCAATCCCCAACAGGAGGAGTTGCGGTCACTGCTGTCTGCTCTGATGGCCCTAGTGGAACACTCTGTACCCCACCGTCGAAAGTTAGCCAGGACACACCTGGAATGTACCAAACACCTACCCCTGTGGGAGCAAGCCTTCACAGGACTTCAGCCACAGCTTTGGCCCACCAGCACCCATCTCAGTTATCACCAGTCCAAGCATCTCCCAGACCTCTGCTCAAGGGAGTTTCACCCAAACCGGCTGTTGCCAAGGGCAAAACGGGCCTGGCCTGTCACCGTGGGTCTCCTTTGCTGATCCgagcagggcagggcagggttCCTGGATCACCAAATTTTACCCGCAAACCTCGTCCACCAGCACCTCCAGTGAGGGGAGTCACCAGGAAAGATGCCACACCATCATCAGCTGATTCTAACAGTGTCCCCAAACCCAATGCTCAGGTCACTTCTGCAAGCCTGCAGCAAGAAGAGGACAAACAGAGGGGACTTCCTCCGAGTAAAGAGGAAAGGATAAATAATGGCCTGGAGAAAAGTAATAACATGCTGAACAAAAAAGTAGAAATTCAGGATTACTCAGATGCCGTGGATGACCAG GTGTATGATACCCCTCCCAGAGGCAGGTGGCAATGTCCGGTCCCATCTTCccttggtgatgatgatgatactgATGATGGCATCTATGACACCCCTCGCAGTGTCCCACCACAAGCTGATTCAGAGACAGAG GTCTATGATGTCCCCACCATCACTCTGAATTTGTCCACATCAGATGTCCAGCCTGACGAAGTTGATGACGATGTATACAGTGTTCCTACACTTCCAGGTTTACCTCTGGGCCCGGGGGAGTCCACCAACAGCCTCTCTGGTGATGATGTTGGACAGGTCTATCGTGTCCCTGGACCTGAGAAACGAGTCGGCAGTGGAGGTCATAACCGAGACTCTTCTGAGCATGACTGTGGCATCTATGACATGCCTGCATTGACTGCGGAAATCCTCCCTCACTCTTTGtcatcctcctccacctctACTCGCCGTCTCTCTGTTTCTAGTAATGGTTCAGGTGACGTGCAGTGGAGAGTCACACTTTCCAGCCTTGTCCACTCGGTGCTTAACACAGCCTCCAGCTCGGCCTCCACTCTCTCGTCACGGGACCTGGCCACCTCGTTGGCTGAAATCCTGTCGACCTGGAAAGCCAGTCATTCAGATGATCCTCCACCGCCTCTTCAGCAGGCATGGGCTCGTCTATCTGACCTCCTTCCGGCGTTATCCGCTATTGGCAACGCTCCTCCATCAGAAGGGCTGTTGACGCTAGTTCAGCGCTCCCTAGAGGAAAGTGCCCTCCTCTTGCAGGCTCAGGGCCGACCACGTTTGCCTTCCCAAGATTCCCTGTCCCGCAGGCCATTGCCTGCGCTCCCAGTGCCTGATGGGAAGTCCTCAGGAGGTGGGATGGGCTCACGTAAAGGTAGCTGGATCCAAGAGCGGCCCCTGCCACCAACCCCTCAGCCTGCCTTCCCCTTGCCTCCCACTCTGTCGACTGTGACACTTACAGTGGGCCCCATTGATGGAGAAGATGACCCCAGCAATGAGTATGCTGGGATCGGCTTGACTCCCATACCTGCCCCTGTACCTTCTGGAGACAGTGTTGGATACGTCAAGCTGCAG GGTAAACCTGAGCCACTTCCTGATGTCCTGGGTGAGAACGGGCACATACAAACTATCACTGCAGAAACAACG TTGACCCCATCCCCTCCActtcctgtgtctctctccctgGAGGACTCGGAGCTGCTGTCCTTTTACTCGTCTCAAAGCCTCGCTCACCTCTCCTGCCTGGCAGACGCCATCGATGTGCTCTTCAGCAGCGTGCAGGGAAACCAACCTCCCCGCATCTTCGTCGCTAGAGGAAAGAGTCTCATTGTGACGGCCCACAAACTGGTGTTTATTGGGGACACACTCTCCCGCCTTCTTACCTCGGCCGACCTCCGGGGcaag ATCACAACCTCAGGGGGACGACTCTGTCAGGCCTTGAAGTCAGTTGTTGTGGCAACAAAGGGCGCTGCACAAAACTACCCTTCAGTATCTGCTACCCAGGAGATGGTGGACCGTGTCGCTGAGCTCTCCCAGCAAGCAGCTGGCTTCTCCACTCTGCTCCAGCGCCTGGCAGAAATATCTTCATGA
- the efs gene encoding embryonal Fyn-associated substrate isoform X2: protein MSVSTVLAKALFDNTAESPEELAFRKGDILMVLEQEQGGGPGWWLCSLHGRQGIVPANRLRLLQTAPPPGSDPRRGPVEDSVYLSPVPPLARTAVGNSAEDIDGVYRSPPGVGEGRGAASRPGELRRVECGRPRSHSSSGTRPRPDWDLGVAGRPRSPSLRGRSTEMTGTLYQTPVSPMPLAAQHTRQPGALMASESVYLAPTGVPRAADEPEDTTYLVPRETLTGHSEDCYLVPKGTPLAGDGVYQSPTGGVAVTAVCSDGPSGTLCTPPSKVSQDTPGMYQTPTPVGASLHRTSATALAHQHPSQLSPVQASPRPLLKGVSPKPAVAKGKTGLACHRGSPLLIRAGQGRVPGSPNFTRKPRPPAPPVRGVTRKDATPSSADSNSVPKPNAQVTSASLQQEEDKQRGLPPSKEERINNGLEKSNNMLNKKVEIQDYSDAVDDQVYDTPPRGRWQCPVPSSLGDDDDTDDGIYDTPRSVPPQADSETEVYDVPTITLNLSTSDVQPDEVDDDVYSVPTLPGLPLGPGESTNSLSGDDVGQVYRVPGPEKRVGSGGHNRDSSEHDCGIYDMPALTAEILPHSLSSSSTSTRRLSVSSNGSGDVQWRVTLSSLVHSVLNTASSSASTLSSRDLATSLAEILSTWKASHSDDPPPPLQQAWARLSDLLPALSAIGNAPPSEGLLTLVQRSLEESALLLQAQGRPRLPSQDSLSRRPLPALPVPDGKSSGGGMGSRKGSWIQERPLPPTPQPAFPLPPTLSTVTLTVGPIDGEDDPSNEYAGIGLTPIPAPVPSGDSVGYVKLQGKPEPLPDVLGENGHIQTITAETTCALFTNEHCDSLIQLDAAFHLLMWSKFLFSLHL from the exons ATGTCTGTCTCC ACTGTATTGGCAAAGGCACTGTTCGACAACACGGCAGAGAGCCCGGAGGAGCTGGCTTTCCGGAAGGGTGACATACTGATGGTTCTTGAACAGGAACAGGGTGGCGGGCCAGGCTGGTGGCTCTGCTCCCTGCATGGCAGACAGGGCATTGTTCCTGCCAACCGCCTTCGACTCCTTCAGACTGCCCCACCCCCAGGCTCAGACCCCCGTCGTGGTCCCGTTGAGGACTCTGTCTACCTGTCGCCTGTTCCCCCACTGGCCCGGACTGCTGTCGGCAATAGCGCAGAAGACATAGATGGAGTGTATCGCTCCCCGCCAGGCGTGGGTGAGGGACGAGGAGCTGCCTCAAGGCCCGGGGAGCTCCGCAGAGTCGAGTGTGGGCGCCCACGCTCACACTCCAGCTCTGGCACTCGGCCTAGACCTGACTGGGATTTAGGGGTGGCAGGGCGTCCACGCTCACCCTCTCTGAGAGGACGAAGCACAGAAATGACAGGAACACTTTATCAGACTCCAGTAAGTCCCATGCCGTTAGCAGCTCAGCATACCAGACAGCCAGGGGCTCTCATGGCTTCAGAGTCAGTGTACCTCGCCCCCACCGGAGTTCCAAGGGCGGCTGATGAACCAGAGGACACTACATATCTAGTCCCTAGAGAAACACTAACAGGACACTCTGAAGACTGTTACTTGGTGCCAAAAGGTACACCACTTGCAGGTGACGGTGTTTACCAATCCCCAACAGGAGGAGTTGCGGTCACTGCTGTCTGCTCTGATGGCCCTAGTGGAACACTCTGTACCCCACCGTCGAAAGTTAGCCAGGACACACCTGGAATGTACCAAACACCTACCCCTGTGGGAGCAAGCCTTCACAGGACTTCAGCCACAGCTTTGGCCCACCAGCACCCATCTCAGTTATCACCAGTCCAAGCATCTCCCAGACCTCTGCTCAAGGGAGTTTCACCCAAACCGGCTGTTGCCAAGGGCAAAACGGGCCTGGCCTGTCACCGTGGGTCTCCTTTGCTGATCCgagcagggcagggcagggttCCTGGATCACCAAATTTTACCCGCAAACCTCGTCCACCAGCACCTCCAGTGAGGGGAGTCACCAGGAAAGATGCCACACCATCATCAGCTGATTCTAACAGTGTCCCCAAACCCAATGCTCAGGTCACTTCTGCAAGCCTGCAGCAAGAAGAGGACAAACAGAGGGGACTTCCTCCGAGTAAAGAGGAAAGGATAAATAATGGCCTGGAGAAAAGTAATAACATGCTGAACAAAAAAGTAGAAATTCAGGATTACTCAGATGCCGTGGATGACCAG GTGTATGATACCCCTCCCAGAGGCAGGTGGCAATGTCCGGTCCCATCTTCccttggtgatgatgatgatactgATGATGGCATCTATGACACCCCTCGCAGTGTCCCACCACAAGCTGATTCAGAGACAGAG GTCTATGATGTCCCCACCATCACTCTGAATTTGTCCACATCAGATGTCCAGCCTGACGAAGTTGATGACGATGTATACAGTGTTCCTACACTTCCAGGTTTACCTCTGGGCCCGGGGGAGTCCACCAACAGCCTCTCTGGTGATGATGTTGGACAGGTCTATCGTGTCCCTGGACCTGAGAAACGAGTCGGCAGTGGAGGTCATAACCGAGACTCTTCTGAGCATGACTGTGGCATCTATGACATGCCTGCATTGACTGCGGAAATCCTCCCTCACTCTTTGtcatcctcctccacctctACTCGCCGTCTCTCTGTTTCTAGTAATGGTTCAGGTGACGTGCAGTGGAGAGTCACACTTTCCAGCCTTGTCCACTCGGTGCTTAACACAGCCTCCAGCTCGGCCTCCACTCTCTCGTCACGGGACCTGGCCACCTCGTTGGCTGAAATCCTGTCGACCTGGAAAGCCAGTCATTCAGATGATCCTCCACCGCCTCTTCAGCAGGCATGGGCTCGTCTATCTGACCTCCTTCCGGCGTTATCCGCTATTGGCAACGCTCCTCCATCAGAAGGGCTGTTGACGCTAGTTCAGCGCTCCCTAGAGGAAAGTGCCCTCCTCTTGCAGGCTCAGGGCCGACCACGTTTGCCTTCCCAAGATTCCCTGTCCCGCAGGCCATTGCCTGCGCTCCCAGTGCCTGATGGGAAGTCCTCAGGAGGTGGGATGGGCTCACGTAAAGGTAGCTGGATCCAAGAGCGGCCCCTGCCACCAACCCCTCAGCCTGCCTTCCCCTTGCCTCCCACTCTGTCGACTGTGACACTTACAGTGGGCCCCATTGATGGAGAAGATGACCCCAGCAATGAGTATGCTGGGATCGGCTTGACTCCCATACCTGCCCCTGTACCTTCTGGAGACAGTGTTGGATACGTCAAGCTGCAG GGTAAACCTGAGCCACTTCCTGATGTCCTGGGTGAGAACGGGCACATACAAACTATCACTGCAGAAACAACG TGCGCTCTGTTTACTAATGAACACTGTGACTCATTAATCCAGCTTGATGCAGCTTTTCATCTCCTGATGTGGTCCAAATTCCTCTTCAGTCTACATTTATGA